One Salipiger sp. H15 DNA window includes the following coding sequences:
- a CDS encoding right-handed parallel beta-helix repeat-containing protein — protein MIPGPRFGAQTWIAPAHASNPSRTGVYRRRDVVACLALTALVVPVAVSAQDRVTEFAAGGTPDALDVSGPEELRAALARARGGEVILLAPGDYGSLELRGTRAKFDDPVTLRSADPAVPARFDRIALRGARNLVLERLEFRYRPEAGDGKLRAMLEVRGAGKDSAGDITVRDCRFVGELVSARVGADLLDAEAVAAKKGLVAGSYAGMGIYMQGAEDITVTGNEVTGVYRGFSFEKIARLEVSENLVHDIRSDGMTFGQLEHARIERNTVRDLHPWRHSQAQNKGDHPDLMQFWTTNSDAATRDVVVRGNLLVQRAAVDGDRAQGIFMRNSKAEADAATDEFFFRDIVIEDNVILNGHINSLVIGETIGLAVVGNLVLQDPGAGTDRIDTPILSIARRSAEVTVSGNVLPALSLDYSTVRGYAPLDEGAALGWQVAGNSFTRRDPAEGTVIGEDGAALYHEDKVIAELDAAMSGPPRSAAGSLAQEITVPGRGNIASRATCTRSEDGASREVGAGCL, from the coding sequence ATGATTCCCGGCCCGCGATTTGGCGCGCAGACTTGGATCGCTCCCGCACACGCAAGCAACCCCAGCCGGACCGGCGTCTACCGCCGGCGCGACGTCGTGGCCTGCCTTGCTCTCACCGCGCTGGTGGTCCCTGTGGCGGTCTCCGCGCAGGACCGGGTCACCGAATTTGCCGCCGGCGGCACGCCGGACGCGCTCGACGTCTCAGGGCCGGAGGAGCTGCGCGCGGCGCTGGCGCGGGCGCGCGGCGGCGAGGTCATCCTGCTCGCTCCCGGCGATTACGGCTCGCTCGAGTTGCGCGGCACCCGCGCGAAATTCGACGACCCGGTCACGTTGCGCTCGGCCGATCCCGCCGTGCCGGCGCGCTTTGACCGGATCGCGCTGCGCGGCGCACGCAATCTCGTTCTCGAGCGCCTCGAGTTCCGCTACCGGCCCGAGGCCGGGGACGGCAAGCTGCGCGCCATGCTGGAGGTCCGCGGCGCCGGAAAGGACAGCGCGGGCGATATCACCGTGCGCGACTGCCGCTTCGTCGGCGAGCTTGTCTCGGCGCGTGTCGGCGCCGATCTGCTCGACGCGGAGGCGGTCGCCGCGAAGAAGGGGCTCGTCGCGGGCAGCTACGCGGGCATGGGGATCTACATGCAGGGCGCCGAGGATATCACGGTGACCGGCAACGAGGTCACCGGAGTCTACCGCGGCTTTTCCTTCGAGAAGATCGCCCGGCTCGAGGTCTCGGAGAACCTCGTCCACGACATCCGCTCGGACGGCATGACCTTCGGCCAGCTCGAGCACGCCCGGATCGAGCGCAACACCGTGCGCGACCTGCATCCCTGGCGCCATTCGCAGGCGCAGAACAAGGGCGACCACCCCGATCTGATGCAGTTCTGGACGACCAATTCCGATGCCGCGACCCGCGACGTGGTGGTGCGCGGCAACCTGCTGGTGCAGCGCGCGGCGGTGGACGGCGACCGGGCGCAGGGCATTTTCATGCGCAATTCCAAGGCTGAGGCGGATGCCGCCACGGACGAGTTCTTCTTCCGGGACATCGTGATCGAGGACAACGTGATCCTCAACGGCCACATCAACTCGCTGGTGATCGGCGAGACGATCGGGCTTGCCGTGGTCGGCAACCTCGTGCTGCAGGACCCGGGGGCAGGGACGGACAGGATCGACACGCCGATCCTGTCGATCGCCCGGCGTTCCGCCGAGGTGACGGTCAGCGGCAACGTACTGCCGGCGCTGTCGCTGGACTACAGCACGGTGCGCGGCTACGCGCCGCTGGACGAGGGCGCGGCGCTTGGCTGGCAGGTGGCCGGCAACAGCTTCACCCGCCGCGACCCGGCGGAGGGCACGGTGATCGGCGAGGACGGCGCCGCGCTCTACCACGAGGACAAGGTCATCGCCGAGCTCGATGCCGCGATGTCCGGCCCGCCGCGCAGCGCCGCAGGATCGCTGGCCCAGGAGATCACGGTGCCCGGTCGCGGCAACATCGCCTCGCGCGCCACCTGCACGCGCAGCGAAGACGGCGCGTCCCGGGAGGTTGGTGCCGGATGCCTCTGA
- a CDS encoding acyltransferase produces MVGSVLDPRAYLHMFKIVNYYNYIHVTPLRRVQRGRGVTISPTVWFAEPDRIRLGNAVHLNGGCMLWAGPSTGTITVGDNALFGPNVMVTAANYRFNDGQPVTEQEMDEQDVVIGRDVWLGTGVTVLPGAKIGDGCVVAAGSVVRGTFPPFSIIAGAPAKVVGQRTQPRAAKAADLKVIKDRPERAPARDERSAG; encoded by the coding sequence TTGGTTGGCTCGGTTCTCGATCCGCGCGCCTACCTCCACATGTTCAAGATCGTGAACTATTACAACTACATCCACGTCACGCCGCTGCGCCGCGTCCAGCGGGGCAGGGGGGTGACGATCTCGCCCACAGTCTGGTTCGCCGAGCCCGACCGGATCCGGCTCGGCAACGCGGTGCATCTCAACGGCGGCTGCATGCTCTGGGCCGGTCCCTCGACCGGAACGATCACCGTCGGGGACAACGCGCTCTTTGGCCCGAACGTGATGGTCACCGCGGCGAACTACCGGTTCAACGACGGCCAGCCGGTGACCGAGCAGGAGATGGACGAGCAGGATGTCGTCATCGGCCGCGACGTCTGGCTGGGCACCGGCGTGACGGTTCTTCCGGGGGCCAAGATCGGCGACGGTTGCGTGGTGGCCGCGGGCAGCGTGGTGCGCGGCACGTTTCCACCCTTCTCGATCATCGCGGGTGCCCCGGCGAAGGTCGTCGGGCAGCGCACCCAGCCCCGGGCCGCAAAGGCCGCGGACCTCAAGGTCATCAAGGACAGGCCGGAGCGCGCTCCGGCCCGGGACGAGAGGAGCGCCGGGTGA
- a CDS encoding sulfotransferase: MQHETLMAKTLPDFIIIGAMRAGTTSLHNYFQRHPQVSMSHDKEPNYFTEKKYELGEDWYVGQFDVGQMFRGEASPNYAKVDVFPGVPERIHRDLPDVKLVYVVRDPVKRFVSQYDHMVSRGFGLPEPGELCRHEDPLPPEPVRLTLDEPYRHILSISCYARQLKAYLHHFPLEQIKIVEFERLKQEPEVVLEDLQAFLGLDPLGPRTLPLLNRSKELTSVPQPILRSARDTRIGNWVRDRMSLETRDRLKRLIAAPFPDTKRAFPDEAIHRVRRDLADDIAEFRELTGMPFSSWSV, translated from the coding sequence GTGCAACACGAAACGCTCATGGCGAAGACATTGCCCGATTTCATCATCATTGGCGCGATGCGCGCCGGAACCACCTCCCTGCACAACTATTTCCAACGCCATCCCCAGGTGAGCATGTCGCATGACAAGGAGCCAAACTACTTCACCGAGAAGAAATACGAGCTGGGCGAGGACTGGTACGTCGGCCAGTTCGACGTCGGCCAGATGTTCCGCGGCGAGGCCAGCCCGAACTACGCCAAGGTCGACGTCTTCCCCGGCGTGCCCGAGCGCATCCACCGCGACCTGCCCGACGTGAAGCTGGTCTACGTGGTGCGAGATCCGGTCAAGCGGTTCGTCTCGCAATACGATCACATGGTGTCGCGCGGCTTCGGCCTGCCCGAGCCGGGCGAGCTCTGCCGCCACGAGGATCCGCTGCCACCCGAGCCGGTGCGGCTGACCCTCGACGAGCCCTACCGGCACATCCTGTCGATCAGCTGCTACGCGCGCCAGCTGAAGGCCTACCTGCACCACTTCCCGCTCGAGCAGATCAAGATCGTCGAGTTCGAGCGGCTGAAGCAGGAGCCGGAGGTGGTGCTGGAGGATCTGCAGGCCTTCCTCGGGCTCGACCCGCTCGGCCCGCGCACCCTGCCGCTGCTCAACCGCAGCAAGGAGCTGACCAGCGTGCCGCAGCCCATCCTGCGCTCGGCGCGGGACACGCGGATCGGCAACTGGGTGCGCGACCGCATGAGCCTCGAGACCCGCGACCGGCTCAAGCGGCTCATCGCGGCGCCCTTCCCGGACACCAAGCGCGCCTTTCCCGACGAGGCGATCCACCGGGTCAGGCGCGACCTTGCCGACGACATCGCGGAATTCCGGGAGCTTACCGGAATGCCGTTCTCATCCTGGTCGGTCTGA
- a CDS encoding glycosyltransferase codes for MSTHDLPLSQDRAGPEGVATPAAAVIIPHYNDAARLGRCLDALARNPRPLPVEILVVDNGSTESLEPLAARHPEVRFVTEPGRGAATARNSGVAVSSAPRLFFLDADCIPAEDWLATAFRRIEGAQIVGGAVRIFDETPPPRSGAQAFETVFAFQQESYVRDHGFAVTANLLTWRDVFEDTGPLVNGLAEDKEWCLRARARGYRITYAADLVVAHPSRADWPALRRKWLRLTREGFALTGAGQGGHLSWLARAGLVLLSPFGHLPKVLLSPRLSSGAERLRASQTLFRLRFARAGWMLRQALGRPLDEA; via the coding sequence GTGAGCACGCACGACCTGCCCCTATCCCAAGACCGCGCCGGCCCGGAGGGCGTGGCCACCCCGGCCGCGGCGGTCATCATTCCGCATTACAACGACGCCGCCCGCCTCGGGCGCTGCCTCGACGCGCTGGCGCGCAACCCGCGCCCGCTTCCGGTCGAGATCCTCGTGGTCGACAACGGCTCGACCGAAAGCCTCGAGCCGCTGGCCGCGCGCCACCCCGAGGTCCGCTTCGTCACCGAGCCCGGGCGCGGCGCGGCCACCGCGCGGAACAGCGGCGTCGCCGTCAGCAGCGCGCCGCGGCTCTTCTTTCTCGATGCCGACTGCATCCCGGCCGAGGACTGGCTGGCCACCGCCTTCCGGCGCATCGAGGGCGCGCAGATCGTCGGCGGGGCGGTGCGGATCTTCGACGAGACCCCGCCGCCGAGGAGCGGCGCGCAGGCCTTCGAGACGGTCTTTGCCTTCCAGCAGGAATCCTATGTCCGGGATCACGGCTTTGCCGTCACCGCCAACCTGCTGACATGGCGCGATGTCTTCGAGGACACCGGGCCGCTGGTGAACGGGCTTGCCGAGGACAAGGAGTGGTGCCTCCGCGCCCGCGCCAGGGGCTACCGGATCACCTATGCGGCCGATCTCGTCGTCGCGCATCCGAGCCGCGCCGACTGGCCGGCGCTGCGCCGCAAGTGGCTGCGGCTCACGCGGGAGGGCTTCGCCCTGACGGGGGCGGGGCAGGGCGGTCACCTCTCGTGGCTCGCCCGCGCCGGGCTCGTCCTGCTCTCGCCCTTCGGACACCTGCCGAAGGTGCTCCTGTCGCCGCGGCTCTCGTCGGGCGCCGAGCGGCTGCGGGCGAGCCAGACCCTGTTCCGGCTGCGCTTTGCCCGTGCCGGCTGGATGCTGCGGCAAGCGCTGGGGAGACCGCTCGATGAAGCCTGA
- a CDS encoding DUF4082 domain-containing protein, whose translation MTTYYVSNSGSDSFEGNSSQPFRTIQHALDSGLQPGDEVVVRDGTYKESLFINSGGSADGNITLRAENPGAVTIAPPSGSWNGISVNANYVTIEGFEIVDATGDGIEANGVHHIEVIDNTIHGSGESGIQFNGSEFILVEGNTTYENASDGWFSGISIYQNRNVSGDTTTEGYRTIIRNNISYDNVTEQGQHTDGNGIIIDDFQSTQTSGYPSYTYPTLVENNLVYENGGKGIQITWSDNVTVQNNTAYHNNQDLQNSGTWRGEISNSQSSNNTFINNIAVADPSVNSNNTAFDNTSYGGYSNDNVVWENNLTYAGEGKGASVRTDGGNNMPLASDGNLLGVDPGFVDAPRDFHLSDTSPAVDAGTGAYDLSDVDLDGGARVEGTVDIGAYERGDGTTTGSETETDGGTDTGTDTGTDTGTDTGTDTGTDTGTDTGLETGTGTDTGTGTEIGTDPLPIIENHNPDAVRDNGLLANSGKTIIVDQQTLLANDTDADGDSLSVIKVDRALNGQVSLAKDGTITFTPDAGFEGKASFRYVISDGHGGTDSARAIFKVTEAPAAQDDDAPTSIWNGAQDAHVTLDQDTSAVELGMKFTADVPAELEGLRIYVGSTTADIETISLWTEDGTRVASADVGSLGSTGWLEVAFDAPVDLQAGETYIASYFTSNGRYVATEGYFDNARDMGPVSMDANAGVYAYGSEGGFPDQSYNASNYWVDLLLDVDGAEEFKLAVSTQSSTDDGLLGLEADAALSADAQLADSDATDSGVTDAAVDGFLWNGETLLEPAQADSLL comes from the coding sequence ATGACTACCTACTACGTGTCGAACAGTGGCAGTGACAGTTTCGAAGGCAATTCCTCTCAACCTTTCCGTACAATTCAACATGCGTTGGATTCGGGCCTGCAGCCCGGAGACGAGGTCGTCGTGCGTGACGGCACCTACAAGGAGTCGCTGTTCATCAACTCTGGCGGCTCGGCCGACGGCAACATCACGCTGCGCGCCGAGAACCCGGGCGCGGTGACCATCGCACCGCCGTCGGGCTCGTGGAACGGCATCAGCGTGAACGCCAACTACGTGACGATCGAGGGCTTCGAGATCGTCGACGCCACCGGCGACGGAATCGAGGCGAACGGTGTCCACCACATCGAGGTGATCGACAACACGATCCACGGCAGCGGCGAGTCGGGCATCCAGTTCAACGGCTCCGAGTTCATCCTGGTCGAGGGCAACACCACCTACGAGAACGCCTCGGACGGCTGGTTCTCGGGCATCTCGATCTACCAGAACCGCAATGTTTCCGGCGATACCACGACCGAGGGCTATCGTACGATCATCCGCAACAATATCTCCTACGACAACGTCACGGAGCAGGGCCAGCACACCGACGGAAACGGGATCATCATCGATGACTTCCAGAGTACGCAGACCTCGGGCTACCCCAGCTACACCTACCCGACGCTGGTCGAGAACAACCTCGTCTACGAGAACGGCGGCAAGGGCATCCAGATCACCTGGAGCGACAACGTCACGGTGCAGAACAACACCGCGTACCACAACAACCAGGACCTGCAGAACAGCGGCACCTGGCGGGGCGAGATCAGCAACTCGCAGTCCAGCAACAACACGTTCATCAACAACATCGCGGTCGCCGACCCGAGCGTGAACAGCAACAACACCGCGTTCGACAACACCTCCTACGGTGGCTACTCGAACGACAACGTGGTCTGGGAAAACAACCTGACCTACGCGGGTGAGGGCAAGGGCGCCTCGGTGCGCACCGATGGCGGCAACAACATGCCGCTGGCGAGCGACGGCAACCTGCTCGGGGTCGATCCGGGCTTCGTCGATGCGCCGCGGGACTTCCACCTCTCCGACACCTCGCCCGCGGTTGACGCCGGCACCGGCGCCTACGACCTGTCCGACGTCGATCTCGACGGCGGCGCGCGTGTCGAAGGCACCGTCGACATCGGCGCCTACGAGCGCGGCGACGGCACCACGACCGGAAGCGAGACCGAGACGGATGGCGGGACCGACACCGGAACCGACACTGGGACGGACACCGGGACCGATACTGGGACCGATACCGGCACGGATACCGGGACCGACACGGGCCTCGAAACCGGGACCGGCACCGACACGGGGACGGGCACCGAGATCGGCACCGATCCCCTGCCGATCATCGAGAACCACAACCCAGATGCCGTCCGCGACAACGGGCTGCTGGCCAACAGCGGCAAGACGATCATCGTCGACCAGCAGACGCTTCTGGCCAACGACACGGATGCGGACGGCGACAGCCTGAGCGTCATCAAGGTGGACAGGGCGCTCAACGGCCAGGTCTCGCTGGCCAAGGACGGCACGATCACCTTCACGCCGGACGCCGGCTTCGAAGGCAAGGCGAGCTTCCGCTATGTGATCTCCGACGGCCATGGCGGCACCGATTCCGCCCGGGCGATCTTCAAGGTGACCGAGGCGCCCGCGGCGCAGGACGACGATGCCCCGACCAGCATCTGGAACGGTGCCCAGGATGCGCATGTCACGCTCGATCAGGACACCAGCGCGGTGGAACTCGGCATGAAGTTCACCGCCGACGTTCCCGCCGAGCTCGAAGGGCTCCGCATCTACGTCGGCAGCACCACGGCCGATATCGAGACGATCAGCCTCTGGACCGAGGACGGCACGCGCGTCGCAAGCGCCGATGTCGGCAGCCTCGGCAGCACGGGCTGGCTCGAAGTGGCCTTCGACGCGCCGGTGGATCTCCAGGCGGGCGAGACCTACATCGCGTCGTACTTCACCTCGAACGGCCGCTACGTGGCAACCGAGGGCTACTTCGACAACGCGCGTGACATGGGGCCGGTGTCCATGGACGCCAATGCCGGCGTCTATGCCTACGGCAGCGAGGGCGGGTTCCCCGACCAGAGCTACAACGCCAGCAACTACTGGGTCGACCTGCTGCTCGACGTCGACGGGGCGGAGGAGTTCAAGCTCGCCGTCTCGACCCAGTCGAGCACCGACGACGGGCTCCTCGGTCTCGAGGCGGATGCCGCGCTTTCGGCCGACGCCCAGCTTGCGGACAGCGACGCAACCGACAGCGGCGTGACCGACGCGGCGGTCGACGGCTTCCTCTGGAACGGCGAGACCCTGCTCGAGCCGGCACAGGCGGATTCCCTGCTCTGA
- a CDS encoding Coenzyme F420 hydrogenase/dehydrogenase, beta subunit C-terminal domain — protein sequence MNALTPDRETKFASATLQQVMASDTCAGCGACALLAPGAVQLRMSGEGFLRPVQARALTAPEERGIAQVCPGRQLALVAGDREDHVLWGPFVEVRSGHATDPAMRRNASSGGVLSGLLVHLLESGAVDVVVQTAASLDEPTGTRGVTSTTRDGVYGAAGSRYAPSAPLLELGRALESGQRIAFVGKPCDVATLRQLARIDPRIDRQVVVALSFFCAGIPSAAGARKVLEKMGVDPAEVTAFRYRGDGWPGFATATLKDGREARMSYRDSWGGILSRHVQKRCKLCPDGIGSFADIVCADAWHTDAEGYPSFEEGEGTSLVMARTALGARILQEAEARGAVSTQPFDIRTLEPMQPGQVRKRRYLLARLMAMRALFRRTPRYDGFFLARNARQAGLKENLRQFSGMLIRELGLKS from the coding sequence ATGAACGCCCTTACTCCGGACCGCGAGACGAAATTCGCTTCGGCGACACTGCAGCAGGTGATGGCCTCCGACACATGTGCGGGCTGCGGCGCCTGCGCCTTGCTGGCGCCGGGCGCCGTGCAGCTGCGCATGTCCGGCGAGGGTTTCCTGCGTCCGGTGCAGGCGCGGGCGCTGACCGCCCCCGAGGAGCGCGGGATCGCTCAGGTCTGCCCGGGGCGGCAGCTGGCGCTCGTTGCCGGGGACCGCGAGGATCACGTGCTCTGGGGGCCCTTCGTCGAGGTCCGCTCGGGCCATGCGACGGACCCGGCGATGCGGCGCAACGCCTCGTCGGGCGGGGTGCTGTCGGGGCTGCTTGTCCACCTGCTCGAAAGCGGCGCGGTCGACGTGGTGGTGCAGACCGCCGCCTCGCTGGACGAGCCGACGGGCACGCGCGGGGTGACCAGCACCACCCGCGACGGGGTCTACGGGGCCGCGGGCTCGCGCTACGCGCCCTCGGCGCCGCTGCTCGAGCTCGGCAGGGCGCTGGAGAGCGGCCAGAGGATCGCCTTCGTCGGCAAGCCCTGCGACGTGGCCACCCTGCGCCAGCTCGCCCGGATCGACCCGCGGATCGACCGGCAGGTGGTGGTGGCGCTGTCGTTCTTCTGCGCCGGGATCCCCAGCGCCGCCGGCGCGCGCAAGGTGCTCGAGAAGATGGGGGTGGATCCCGCCGAGGTCACTGCCTTCCGCTACCGCGGCGACGGCTGGCCGGGCTTTGCCACCGCGACGCTGAAGGACGGGCGCGAGGCGCGGATGAGCTACCGCGACAGCTGGGGCGGGATCCTGTCGCGCCACGTGCAGAAGCGCTGCAAGCTCTGCCCGGACGGGATCGGCAGCTTTGCCGACATCGTCTGCGCCGACGCATGGCACACCGATGCCGAGGGCTATCCCAGCTTCGAGGAGGGCGAGGGGACCAGCCTCGTCATGGCGCGCACCGCGCTTGGCGCGCGCATCCTGCAGGAGGCCGAGGCGCGGGGCGCTGTCAGCACCCAGCCCTTCGACATCCGCACGCTCGAGCCGATGCAGCCCGGGCAGGTGCGCAAGCGCCGCTATCTTCTCGCCCGGCTGATGGCCATGCGCGCGCTCTTCCGGAGGACGCCGCGCTACGACGGCTTCTTCCTGGCCCGCAACGCCCGGCAGGCGGGGCTGAAGGAAAACCTGCGGCAGTTCTCCGGCATGCTGATCCGCGAACTGGGCCTGAAATCATGA
- a CDS encoding WecB/TagA/CpsF family glycosyltransferase produces the protein MTPSPTIEDQAAAPSIQLLGVRVSVLNLATAVARILDMVREGRRGYVCVAGAHGLVDSQSNALLKAAFNRADLVTPDGMPLVWELRRRGHQDAGRVYGPDLMLALFGQGLRHYIYGATDRTLELLQARLRERFPEAEIVGAYAPPFRPLTETEETLVAARINAARPDIVWVGIGAPKQECWMARMRDRLDAPVLIGVGAAFDFHAGLQRQAPAWMQRRGFEWAFRLSVEPRRLWRRYLRVVPTYMLLLAMERSGLRRYALPQHEPPG, from the coding sequence ATGACACCGAGCCCGACCATCGAGGACCAGGCCGCCGCGCCAAGCATCCAGTTGCTGGGCGTGCGCGTCTCGGTGCTGAACCTCGCGACCGCGGTCGCGCGGATCCTCGACATGGTGCGCGAGGGGCGGCGGGGCTACGTCTGCGTCGCGGGGGCGCATGGGCTGGTCGACAGCCAGTCGAACGCGCTGCTCAAGGCGGCGTTCAACCGCGCCGACCTTGTTACCCCGGACGGAATGCCGCTGGTCTGGGAACTGCGGCGGCGGGGCCATCAGGACGCGGGCAGGGTCTACGGCCCGGACCTGATGCTGGCGCTCTTCGGGCAGGGGCTGCGGCACTACATCTACGGCGCGACCGACCGGACGCTCGAGCTGCTGCAGGCCCGGTTGCGCGAGCGCTTCCCGGAGGCCGAGATCGTCGGCGCCTACGCGCCGCCCTTCCGGCCCCTGACCGAGACCGAGGAAACCCTGGTCGCCGCCCGGATCAACGCGGCCCGGCCCGACATCGTCTGGGTCGGGATTGGGGCGCCCAAGCAGGAATGCTGGATGGCACGGATGCGGGACCGGCTCGATGCGCCCGTCCTGATCGGCGTGGGGGCGGCCTTCGACTTCCACGCGGGGCTGCAACGGCAGGCGCCGGCATGGATGCAGCGCCGCGGGTTCGAGTGGGCGTTCCGCCTTTCGGTCGAGCCGCGCCGTCTCTGGCGCCGCTACCTGCGGGTCGTACCGACCTACATGCTGCTGTTGGCGATGGAGCGCAGCGGGCTCAGGCGCTACGCGCTTCCGCAGCACGAACCCCCAGGCTGA
- a CDS encoding polysaccharide biosynthesis/export family protein — protein sequence MPLTLPTPVAWALTTALLLPLPALAEGYSLQPGDRVDIRVAGLPNLDRDLRIGEDGTVSLPLVGRVPLRGMTIGEAEEDVARRFGQVAFRQRSLDGRETLFSISPSEVSLSVSEFRPVYVSGDVKSAGAFPFSPGLTVRRALTLSGGIGEDLGYQRDPMAQIAQVQGNIDALGAELSALDVRVRRYQAELDPGAGAAEAGDTAQMGTGTVEEVESQRLAAGVSGQKTKRAYLLEARGAVTNQITVLRQQLDAELEGEDADQQEYDRIRTLRERGLIEEDRVTETRRSLLASATRRLDTAADLADAEKDLARINFDLGDFEDEARRDALDELSDALVDRETTRARLTAARQQLLFLNADYASALDESVVGIVVRRGTGAEEETFQLGGEEDMALLPGDLIEVQLSAAPVPGQ from the coding sequence ATGCCTCTGACCCTGCCCACACCCGTCGCCTGGGCGCTGACCACGGCGCTCCTCCTGCCCCTGCCGGCCCTTGCCGAGGGCTATTCGCTGCAGCCGGGGGACCGCGTCGACATCCGGGTGGCCGGGCTGCCGAACCTCGACCGCGACCTGCGGATCGGCGAGGACGGCACGGTCTCGCTGCCGCTGGTCGGCCGGGTTCCGCTGCGCGGCATGACGATCGGCGAGGCCGAGGAGGACGTGGCAAGGCGCTTCGGCCAGGTCGCGTTCCGCCAGCGCAGCCTCGACGGGCGCGAGACGCTGTTTTCCATCTCGCCGAGCGAGGTCAGCCTCTCGGTGTCCGAATTCCGCCCGGTCTACGTGTCGGGCGACGTGAAGTCGGCAGGCGCCTTTCCCTTTTCCCCCGGGCTGACGGTGCGGCGGGCGCTGACGTTGTCCGGCGGCATCGGCGAGGATCTTGGCTACCAGCGCGACCCGATGGCGCAGATCGCGCAGGTGCAGGGCAATATCGACGCGCTCGGCGCGGAACTTTCGGCGCTCGACGTGCGCGTGCGGCGCTACCAGGCCGAGCTCGATCCCGGCGCGGGCGCCGCGGAGGCGGGGGACACGGCGCAGATGGGCACCGGCACGGTCGAGGAGGTCGAGAGCCAGCGGCTCGCCGCGGGGGTCTCGGGCCAGAAGACCAAGCGCGCCTACCTGCTCGAGGCGCGCGGCGCGGTCACCAACCAGATCACCGTCCTGCGACAGCAGCTCGACGCCGAGCTCGAGGGCGAGGACGCCGACCAGCAGGAATATGACCGCATCCGCACCCTGCGCGAGCGCGGCCTGATCGAGGAGGACCGGGTGACCGAGACGCGGCGCTCGCTGCTCGCCTCGGCGACCCGGCGGCTCGACACCGCCGCCGACCTCGCCGACGCCGAGAAGGACCTTGCCCGCATCAACTTCGACCTCGGCGATTTTGAGGACGAGGCCCGCCGCGACGCGCTCGACGAGCTGAGCGATGCGCTGGTCGACCGCGAAACGACCCGGGCGCGGCTGACCGCCGCCCGCCAGCAGCTGCTGTTCCTCAACGCGGATTACGCGAGCGCGCTGGACGAGAGCGTCGTCGGCATCGTCGTGCGGCGCGGGACGGGGGCCGAGGAAGAGACGTTCCAGCTCGGCGGCGAGGAGGACATGGCGCTCCTTCCCGGTGACCTGATCGAGGTGCAGCTCAGCGCGGCACCGGTGCCCGGCCAGTAG
- a CDS encoding glycosyltransferase family 2 protein, which yields MAHHPGASVAEPVAREVYPAGRGSAPAAGPEGVPAPKPLRLWSAGDAARLGTPEVTIIMVSYNTRALTLRAIETLLAAGGDVLAEVLVCDNASGDGSAEAIRQRFPQIETIASPENLGFARANNVVGALAHGEMLLLLNPDTETYDNAVANLLDFARAHPQGGIYGGRTVFPDGSLNPASCCNRISVRSQFCRALYLDKLFPRSGFFNAEAIGNWKRDTEREVDVIVGCFLMIPKALWDRLGGFDLKYFMYGEEADLCHRARALGYRPMVTPKATIMHLVGASSNVRAEKILLVGQARATLIREHWASWKVPVGLFLLWLWSAVRFSLYRLRALIAGNPDLPGKLTWDRVWSERKRWLKGYQEIQD from the coding sequence ATGGCACATCATCCCGGAGCATCTGTGGCCGAGCCCGTCGCGCGGGAGGTGTACCCGGCGGGGCGCGGCAGCGCGCCGGCGGCCGGGCCGGAGGGGGTGCCGGCGCCGAAACCGCTGCGCCTCTGGTCCGCCGGGGACGCGGCGCGCCTCGGCACGCCCGAGGTGACGATCATCATGGTCAGCTACAACACCCGCGCGCTGACCCTGCGGGCGATCGAGACCCTGCTCGCGGCCGGGGGCGACGTGCTGGCCGAGGTGCTCGTCTGCGACAATGCCTCGGGCGACGGCTCGGCCGAGGCGATCCGGCAGAGGTTTCCCCAGATAGAGACCATCGCCTCGCCCGAGAACCTCGGCTTTGCCCGGGCCAACAACGTGGTCGGCGCGCTTGCCCATGGCGAGATGCTGCTGCTGCTCAACCCCGATACCGAGACCTACGACAACGCGGTGGCGAACCTGCTGGACTTTGCCCGCGCCCATCCGCAGGGCGGGATCTACGGCGGAAGGACGGTGTTCCCCGACGGCTCGCTCAACCCGGCCTCCTGCTGCAACCGGATCTCCGTCCGCAGCCAGTTCTGCCGCGCGCTCTACCTCGACAAGCTCTTTCCGCGCAGCGGCTTCTTCAACGCCGAGGCGATCGGCAACTGGAAGCGCGACACCGAGCGCGAGGTCGACGTGATCGTGGGGTGCTTCCTGATGATCCCGAAGGCGCTCTGGGACAGGCTTGGCGGGTTCGACCTCAAGTACTTCATGTACGGCGAGGAGGCCGATCTCTGCCACCGCGCGCGCGCGCTGGGATACCGTCCGATGGTGACGCCGAAGGCCACGATCATGCATCTCGTCGGCGCGTCCTCGAACGTGCGCGCCGAGAAGATTCTACTCGTCGGCCAAGCCCGTGCTACATTGATCAGGGAGCATTGGGCGTCCTGGAAGGTGCCTGTCGGGCTCTTCCTGCTGTGGCTTTGGTCGGCGGTGCGGTTTTCCCTCTACAGATTGCGCGCGCTCATTGCGGGCAACCCGGATCTTCCCGGAAAACTGACGTGGGACCGGGTCTGGTCCGAGCGCAAGCGTTGGTTGAAAGGATATCAAGAGATTCAGGATTAG